In one Cyclopterus lumpus isolate fCycLum1 chromosome 22, fCycLum1.pri, whole genome shotgun sequence genomic region, the following are encoded:
- the nin gene encoding ninein isoform X2 — protein sequence MDDTQEQDHYEERLKEVFNSFDASGAGSLSPEELSDLCLSLQLDDATPALLHTLLQSQDRLTARVDFDQFKNALILVLSSTLEPQQEEQETLSKAESPEIQPKFVKGSKRYGRRSTPDFPEPILDSEVTHANAVEEEDLEDNYDSAVPRKRERWNVHETSAEEYEAEGQMHLWNPDEPSTPRAAVCPLSPCLEERLQDACDELEIPGDGCAGHSELLALCDHLGLEINFDVLQSLTGEGVLNVREFVSRVVNHHKPPTPSSASTPYRQLKRHHSTQPFDEGGRRIAPPCALTSTIGMRLFSALDDGTGFTPVEYLLDAWVEEGVENSTEILQALNFSLDGKLSLSDLTVALENELLVTKNGIHQAALASFKAEIRYLLERVDGEVGEKEKIRSDLEKAEKLKTQLATEVDERHSAIEHMNNLNLRKLEQEHKEKLAAVRSELMTEMDQMQLQAGLQREELEAAVDKIRQDESFLRDHLSIYVKENRRLEMEFLDGNEKLVEAQSQNTKLQTILDNVMKEKLGDLDPGGADLLLQEDHIKELRSGYEAQYRELQDRIDELQSELQEFHSLGRVHQPCHKPLSEELESKSPGMESDPGIGAEEVQPFSMSLEAEMMLEQLKEQHLQEMEDLQNQLESKVNEFDKMVGKQRLKYEDQKAAIALQYQQEVQALREEMASVQSHRRELQSQLEQAELERTSLGRKQAEEREELDNLQEEEVGNLRQQLLEARTSSADLDEQLKTLEAQQTEAEGDLVKEMDELRKRHAIEIKDLREEQEENFEARLEEERKKVQGEQAELEKRLLDDCEREKELLQQSHEDELKARLEEAKGRFEGEREEMVQRLTEQWQKERAQLDEQSNESLHVVLEEEMLRLVGEQEEKEVKLREQWGREWAQLQERQEEALLDGVLQERLQVQDAFRQREKKLREEWERERLQLEEDYEGMLQERLNEEREKLATEREEEEKRVERSMAEERVRLEESHREAMTELTVKHTGERDALGSTLDKLRDDIAQERRDIEVSFTQRIKEVESRFSGDQESVAERFQADLLKLEQHYQSELKALSESHGEQTLHWEAQVQEALENAEEQRRTTQEAAEREREKLDQEWTKRLHERESLHRQEMEELAVKNQQLQNELDDFIRSAQSKEIALSLQLNDLHNRLQGSLQTKDQLLARSERKALETELLLNQTVEDFKQEREELLSSQSEHQAKHKEMLAVSERQTAGRIELLTERDDLRVTIEELETLLKQAAVDFELERKELQEHASSLEEKLEDNRENDREELLAERNALKIRIRELESMLNQAETEEGEGIEESNENDTSKEEECGKEQETCAAPPDSPNRELVCLSLVDVETTAAPDALIEDDNECDEDVPDAGDDQRDDAPEVDHAVAVPEDLQIGDSSPNKVDGDPEVETGDKGPESMSRNGLSPDVHTGNHSTVESTNEAVPPEMPCEAITSPEVFEGVDAAEDGENKESPCHETVVDPSVLDSLADAEVRCLPNYSHYSPREVELDLTATIKDEGAHDCEDEDADCEDGERSFLKLQASYTTATEENVLLNEKMSLLQQKADILENLLAHNTEKIKTGHQILEENYSLKVKVLLLMDHVKELEVKALKMTDVQIHYEDCTCENDKLKDQNGELEKRVWSLESQLNIFHHFQDQQIALVDEMSRMRAENLKLSKAFGELETQGEILPDAGPADDALGDEVQTATDLEDSCEDFEEQNTRLRRAITELQDESQSLNATTQAHSSEAGRLAEENVVLRQKIAALKEEDLKGVQEELIQTLEHLAKGKIADQKAAETFRNQISELHQQSRRLEDEKTMLSEKNAQNISDMQSLRRQLSEKLKESERREALTAEEEDKAVQADATESQLSRLLEERMSQDKETLGLCSQLAKAQERVKTVEETLQAANHQSTHLKSDLRVSQQEKESLKHEVVVLHKKLQNVNNKNHVLEMALHSSGLQSKSKKLYREEMSRLLDQEQHLLRQENERLQAEVRNVKGDAVQSREKVRQLDAAVASLKQHKQTQSSLVKALEQENASLKQELEAQKDLTKGREAGQGHAELEGLQQENERLRAQMARLSTQLLEAFQAQFVGLLPPSPHRMPRRQHRGEEPDNMQDERERKMRNMEERMREIELSLRNVKVLLKEKVAQLNDQLHKNSKADVLIKDLYEENGELLKALDRTEHRHTITEKKNYLLEEKISSLNKIVRDLNPSPSLPYHYKCT from the exons ACAACAAGAAGAACAGGAGACCTTGTCCAAAGCAG AATCTCCTGAGATCCAACCGAAGTTCGTGAAGGGCAGTAAACGTTATGGCCGCCGGTCCACGCCGGACTTCCCGGAGCCCATTTTAGACTCTGAAGTAACGCATGCAAAcgcggtggaggaggaagatctGGAGGACAACTATGACTCGGCCGTTCCCCGGAAGCGTGAG CGCTGGAACGTTCACGAAACGAGCGCAGAGGAGTACGAGGCAGAAG GCCAGATGCATCTCTGGAACCCCGATGAGCCGAGCACACCTCGGGCAGCCGTCTGCCCTCTGTCGCCCTGCCTGGAGGAGAGACTGCAGGACGCCTGTGACGAGCTGGAGATACCCGGGGACGGGTGTGCCGGTCACTCCGAGCTGCTCGCGCTCTGTGACCATCTGGGCCTTGAG ataaATTTTGATGTGCTCCAGAGTCTAACCGGCGAAGGAGTGCTGAATGTTCGGGAGTTTGTCTCCAGGGTTGTGAACCACCacaaaccccccaccccctcctccgcctccacGCCCTACAGACAGCTTAAACGACACCACTCCACTCAG CCCTTTGATGAGGGAGGTCGGAGGATAGCCCCTCCTTGTGCTCTGACCAGCACCATCGGCATGCGTCTCTTCTCCGCCCTCGATGACGGTACCGGTTTCACTCCAGTGGAATACCTTCTGGATGcctgggtggaggagggagtAGAAAACAGCACTGAGATCCTGCAG gcttTGAATTTCAGCCTCGATGGAAAACTGAGCCTGAGTGATCTCACCGTGGCCCTTGAGAATGAGCTCCTCGTTACCAAGAACGGGATTCACCAGGCGGCACTGGCGAGCTTCAAAGCTGAGATCAGATATCTTCT agAGCGAGTGGACGGAGAAGtcggggagaaagagaaaatacgCTCTGACCTGGAGAAAGCAGAGAAGCTAAAAACTCAACTCGCCACCGAGGTGGATGAACGTCACTCTGCGATTGAACATATGAACAACCTCAATCTCAG GAAGCTCGAACAGGAGCACAAAGAGAAGCTGGCGGCGGTGCGATCTGAGCTGATGACGGAGATGGACCAGATGCAGCTGCAGGCCGGCCTGCAGCGTGAGGAGCTGGAAGCGGCGGTCGACAAGATCAGGCAGGATGAATCTTTTCTCAGAGACCACCTCTCCATCTATGTGAAG GAAAACAGACGCCTTGAAATGGAGTTTCTAGACGGTAACGAAAAACTAGTGGAGGCACAAAGCCAAAATACAAAACTGCAGACAATTTTGGACAACGTTATGAAAGAAAAG TTGGGAGACTTGGACCCTGGCGGTGCAGACCTCTTACTCCAAGAGGACCACATTAAAGAGCTACGCAGCGGCTACGAAGCTCAGTACAGG GAGCTGCAGGATCGTATTGACGAGCTGCAGTCCGAGTTGCAGGAGTTCCACAGTCTCGGCCGGGTTCACCAGCCCTGCCACAAGCCTCTCTCTGAGGAGCTGGAGAGCAAAAGCCCCGGCATGGAGTCTGATCCAG GTATTGGTGCAGAGGAGGTTCAGCCCTTCAGCATGAGCCTGGAGGCAGAGATGATGttggagcagctgaaggagcaaCACCTTCAGGAAATGGAGGATTTGCAAAACCAGCTGGAAAGCAAG GTCAATGAATTTGATAAGATGGTAGGAAAGCAAAGGTTGAAGTATGAGGACCAGAAGGCTGCCATAGCGCTCCAGTACCAGCAGGAGGTCCAGGCCTTGAGGGAGGAGATGGCCAGCGTTCAGAGCCACAGACGGGAGCTCCAGAGCCAGCTAGAGCAGGCGGAGTTGGAGCGGACTAGTCTGGGGCGGAAGCAGGCCGAGGAGAGGGAAGAGCTCGACAATCtgcaagaggaggaagtgggaaATCTCCGACAACAACTGCTAGAGGCCCGCACCTCCTCCGCAGACCTCGACGAGCAGCTGAAGACCCTCGAAGCCCAGCAGACTGAGGCGGAGGGAGATCTTGTAAAAGAGATGGACGAGCTGAGGAAACGACACGCCATTGAGATTAAGGATCTGAgggaagagcaggaagagaacTTTGAAGCCAGactggaagaggagagaaagaaagtgcaGGGAGAACAGGCCGAGTTGGAGAAGAGGTTGTTGGATGATTGCGAAAGGGAGAAAGAGCTTTTGCAACAAAGCCACGAGGACGAACTGAAGGCCAGACTAGAGGAGGCAAAGGGGCGGTTTGAGGGAGAGCGTGAGGAGATGGTTCAGAGGCTGACGGAGCAGTGGCAGAAAGAGAGGGCTCAGCTGGATGAGCAGAGTAATGAGTCTCTGCACgtggtgctggaggaggagatgctgaGACTTGTCGGGGAacaagaagagaaggaggtcaAGCTCAGGGAGCAGTGGGGGAGAGAATGGGCCCAGCTTCAGGAGCGCCAGGAGGAGGCTCTGCTTGATGGAGTACTTCAAGAACGGTTGCAGGTACAGGACGCGTTtaggcagagggagaaaaagctgagggaggagtgggagagggagagactgcAACTGGAGGAGGATTACGAAGGGATGCTGCAGGAGAGGCTGAATGAAGAGCGGGAGAAGCTCGCgactgagagggaggaggaggagaagagagtcGAACGCTCAATGGCAGAGGAGAGGGTTCGTCTAGAGGAGAGCCACCGTGAGGCCATGACGGAGCTGACGGTCAAGCACACGGGGGAGAGAGACGCTCTCGGCAGCACGTTGGATAAACTACGAGACGACATCGCTCAGGAGAG GAGGGACATCGAGGTCAGCTTCACCCAGAGAATCAAGGAAGTGGAGAGTCGTTTCTCGGGCGATCAAGAGTCTGTTGCGGAGCGTTTTCAGGCCGATCTTTTGAAGCTTGAGCAGCACTACCAAAGTGAGCTGAAGGCCCTTTCTGAGAGTCACGGCGAGCAGACGCTCCACTGGGAGGCACAAGTACAGGAGGCGCTGGAGAACGCAGAGGAACAAAGAAGAACGACGCAGGAGGCCgcggagcgagagagggagaaactggATCAAGAGTGGACAAAGCGACTACATGAGAGGGAAAGTCTTCATAGACAGGAAATGGAAGAACTTGCGGTGAAAAACCAGCAACTGCAAAATGAGCTCGATGACTTCATCCGTTCGGCTCAGAGCAAAGAGATAGCGCTGAGTCTGCAACTGAATGACCTCCACAACCGGCTTCAAGGGAGCCTGCAAACCAAAGACCAGCTCCTCGCTCGGTCTGAGAGGAAAGCGCTCGAGACCGAGCTCCTGCTCAATCAAACAGTGGAAGATTTTaaacaggagagggaggagctccTGAGCAGCCAGTCGGAACATCAGGCGAAACACAAGGAGATGCTCGCCGTCTCCGAGAGGCAGACCGCCGGGCGGATTGAGCTGCTAACTGAGCGCGACGATTTGAGGGTGACCATCGAGGAGCTGGAGACGCTGCTCAAACAAGCGGCCGTGGACTTTGAGCTTGAGAGGAAGGAGCTGCAGGAACACGCGTCCAGCCTTGAGGAAAAGTTAGAAGATAATCGAGAGAACGACAGAGAAGAGCTGCTTGCAGAAAGAAATGCGCTTAAAATCCGAATTAGAGAGCTGGAGTCGATGCTCAATCAGGCAGAGAcggaagagggagaagggatCGAAGAATCAAATGAAAACGACACCTCGAAGGAGGAAGAATGTGGTAAAGAACAGGAAACATGTGCGGCACCTCCTGATTCGCCTAATCGGGAACTAGTTTGTTTGTCACTGGTTGATGTCGAGACCACTGCGGCGCCTGATGCACTGATCGAGGATGATAATGAGTGTGATGAGGACGTCCCTGATGCCGGTGACGATCAACGAGACGACGCGCCAGAAGTTGACCACGCTGTCGCCGTTCCTGAAGATTTGCAAATTGGAGATTCGAGTCCCAACAAAGTTGATGGAGACCCTGAAGTAGAAACGGGAGATAAAGGCCCCGAATCAATGTCTCGCAACGGCCTCAGCCCTGATGTTCACACTGGAAACCATTCAACTGTCGAATCCACAAATGAAGCCGTTCCCCCAGAGATGCCGTGTGAGGCGATCACGTCCCCGGAGGTGTTTGAAGGCGTCGACGCTGCTGAAGACGGTGAGAATAAAGAATCGCCGTGTCATGAGACTGTGGTGGATCCCTCTGTGCTGGACTCTCTAGCGGATGCTGAGGTCAGGTGTTTACCAAATTACTCTCATTACAGTCCACGGGAAGTTGAACTTGATTTAACCGCTACAATAAAGGATGAAGGAGCACATGATTGTGAGGACGAAGATGCTGATTGTGAGGACGGGGAACGCTCTTTCCTTAAACTACAGGCTTCGTATACAACTGCCACCGAGGAGAACGTCCTCCTAAATGAGAAGATGTCTCTGCTTCAACAGAAGGCGGACATACTGGAGAATCTTCTGGCTCACAACACTGAAAAGATCAAAACCGGCCACCAGATACTGGAGGAAAACTACAGCCTCAAAGTGAAGGTGCTACTTTTAATGGATCATGTCAAAGAGCTGGAGGTGAAGGCCTTAAAGATGACGGATGTTCAGATCCATTACGAAGATTGCACGTGTGAAAATGACAAACTGAAGGACCAAAACGGCGAACTCGAAAAGCGAGTTTGGAGCCTCGAAAGCCAGTTGAATATTTTCCACCATTTCCAAGATCAGCAGATCGCTCTGGTGGACGAGATGAGCCGGATGAGAGCCGAGAACCTCAAGCTCTCCAAGGCGTTCGGTGAATTGGAGACGCAGGGGGAGATTCTTCCAGACGCCGGACCGGCGGACGACGCTCTCGGGGATGAAGTCCAGACGGCGACCGATCTGGAGGACAGCTGCGAGGACTTTGAGGAGCAGAACACCAGACTTCGCAGGGCCATCACAGAGCTCCAGGACGAGTCGCAGTCGTTAAATGCAACGACTCAGGCTCATAG TTCTGAGGCCGGTCGTCTCGCTGAAGAAAACGTCGTCCTCAGACAGAAGATCGCCGCGTTGAAGGAAGAGGACTTGAAAGGGGTCCAGGAGGAGCTGAT ACAAACACTGGAGCACTTGGCAAAAGGGAAGATTGCGGATCAAAAGGCGGCCGAGACTTTCAGGAATCAG ATTTCCGAGCTGCATCAGCAGAGCCGGCGACTGGAGGACGAGAAAACGATGCTGTCGGAGAAAAATGCCCAAAACATTTCCGACATGCAGAGTCTACGACGGCAGCTGTCAGAGAAGCtgaaggagagcgagaggaggGAGGCGCTCACCGCCGAAGAGGAGGACAAG GCGGTCCAAGCGGACGCGACGGAGAGTCAGCTCAGCCGCCTGCTAGAGGAGCGCATGAGCCAGGACAAGGAGACTCTGGGCCTCTGCAGCCAGCTGGCCAAAGCTCAAGAGAGG GTCAAGACAGTGGAGGAAACCCTTCAGGCCGCGAACCATCAGAGCACTCATCTCAAGTCAGACCTCCGTGTTTCGCAGCAGGAGAAGGAATCCCTGAAACATGAAGTGGTGGTGCTGCACAAGAAGCTGCAAAATGTCAATAATAAA AACCACGTTTTGGAGATGGCCCTGCACTCGAGTGGCCTCCAGAGTAAGAGCAAGAAGCTGTACAGGGAGGAGATGTCTCGGCTGCTGGACCAGGAGCAGCACCTGCTGAGGCAGGAGAACGAGAGGCTTCAGGCCGAAGTCCGCAACGTCAAAGGAGACGCCGTGCAGTCCAGAGAAAAG GTCCGTCAGCTTGATGCTGCCGTCGCGTCCTTGAAGCAGCACAAACAGACTCAGTCGTCCCTGGTGAAGGCTTTGGAACAGGAGAACGCCTCCCTGAAGCAGGAGCTGGAGGCACAGAAGGACCTCACCAAG GGCCGTGAAGCAGGACAAGGACACGCGGAGCTGGAGGGCCTTCAACAAGAAAATGAGCGTCTCCGAGCCCAAATGGCTCGACTCTCCACACAGCTGCTCGAG GCATTTCAGGCTCAGTTTGTGGGACTTCTGCCTCCGTCGCCTCACAGGATGCCCAGGAGGCAGCATCGCGGGGAAGAGCCGGACAACATGCAG GatgaaagggagaggaagatgaggaataTGGAGGAGCGTATGAGGGAAATTGAACTGTCGCTGCGTAACGTCAAAGTGCTGCTCAAAGAGAAGGTTGCTCAGCTGAACGACCAG CTGCACAAGAACAGCAAAGCGGACGTGCTGATCAAAGACCTGTATGAGGAGAACGGCGAGCTGCTGAAGGCTCTGGACAGAACGGAGCACCGGCACACCATCACGGAGAAGAAGAACTacctgctggaggagaagatcTCCAGCCTGAACAAGATCGTGCGTGACCTGAACCCATCGCCGTCTCTCCCGTACCACTACAAGTGCACGTGA